A genomic segment from Streptomyces sp. NBC_01233 encodes:
- a CDS encoding serine/threonine-protein kinase: MNDRKQYAMKPLGAGDPIRLGPYRVLGVLGEGGMGKVYFGRDDSGRTAAVKVLLPELAHDPHLVQRFLREAHTAQAVTSGGVARVLDARTEDTDNRPWIATEFLSGPTLDEAVRQYGPFGADGVRALAASLAATLLDIHAAGLVHRDLKPANIVLTSAGPRVIDFGIARPEHGLTLTTTGQVPVTPGYGAPEQVLGQRVGPAADIFSLGAVLAYAATGQRAFDGTHVAAVQYEVVHGEPRLDSVPPDLRQLIAPCLAKDPAHCPAPEQIAGAFAPPPGADRVWRTGPLAKDIERRGAEADRQATVVGQGSGSGPSRRRLLRTALAAGGVLAASGGATGAWWLLREEPREIPAAGPARDAEPLSIVVGKHGTPPGELWGPLPVAAGPVDGVVTTPLPMLDVVVFAAAGGGLAARLTTDGKEKWRLRDVRPAAGLVGLPGNRFATAGSGGALLGFEASTSKQEWSVGDADTGRILTADESAVYLVTRGGKLRAVDTAGRKVRWTVPLPEAAVKAPGPRAAVGSGRLVVFGADGDAIAIDTASGATVWRVGNQAKSALQPLVMEDVVYLGGRSLTALDIRTGVAVWKEKETKATEAPQTGAGGWGPAASWGDRVFAMDGTALCQVYTELGGALPMDRSAKGPPPHTPPVVQAGTVWVVQGDGQGVSAHSIVSGRRYWTWSPESRGPWGMSGAGNRIFLVNDGKLTAMPTIG, encoded by the coding sequence GTGAACGACAGGAAGCAGTACGCCATGAAACCCCTCGGCGCCGGTGATCCGATCCGGCTCGGCCCGTACCGCGTACTCGGCGTCCTCGGCGAGGGCGGCATGGGCAAGGTGTACTTCGGCCGGGACGACAGTGGCCGGACCGCGGCCGTCAAAGTGCTGCTGCCGGAGCTCGCGCACGACCCGCACCTCGTCCAGCGCTTCCTGCGCGAGGCGCACACCGCCCAGGCGGTCACCAGCGGCGGCGTCGCCCGGGTCCTGGACGCGCGGACCGAGGACACCGACAACCGGCCCTGGATCGCCACCGAGTTCCTGTCCGGACCCACCCTCGACGAGGCCGTGCGCCAGTACGGGCCCTTCGGTGCCGACGGCGTACGCGCGCTCGCCGCCTCCCTCGCCGCCACCCTGCTGGACATCCACGCGGCCGGGCTGGTGCACCGCGACCTGAAGCCCGCCAACATCGTGCTCACTTCGGCAGGGCCGCGCGTCATCGACTTCGGCATCGCGCGCCCCGAACACGGACTGACGCTCACCACCACCGGCCAGGTGCCGGTCACCCCCGGGTACGGCGCTCCGGAGCAGGTCCTCGGTCAGCGCGTCGGACCGGCTGCGGACATCTTCTCGCTGGGCGCGGTGCTGGCCTACGCGGCCACCGGGCAGCGCGCCTTCGACGGGACGCACGTGGCCGCCGTGCAGTACGAGGTGGTGCACGGGGAGCCGCGGCTGGACTCTGTACCCCCCGACTTGCGGCAGCTGATCGCGCCGTGCCTCGCCAAGGACCCCGCGCACTGCCCGGCCCCCGAGCAGATCGCGGGCGCCTTCGCCCCACCGCCGGGCGCCGACCGGGTCTGGCGCACGGGGCCGCTGGCCAAGGACATCGAGCGCCGGGGAGCCGAGGCCGACCGGCAGGCCACGGTCGTCGGGCAGGGGTCCGGGAGCGGGCCCTCCCGCAGGCGGCTGCTGCGCACCGCGCTGGCGGCGGGGGGCGTACTGGCCGCCTCCGGCGGGGCCACGGGCGCCTGGTGGCTGCTGCGCGAGGAGCCGCGCGAGATCCCCGCGGCCGGACCGGCCAGGGACGCCGAGCCGCTGTCGATAGTCGTGGGGAAGCACGGGACGCCTCCGGGCGAGCTGTGGGGTCCGCTGCCCGTCGCGGCGGGACCGGTCGACGGCGTGGTCACCACCCCGCTGCCGATGCTCGACGTGGTCGTCTTCGCGGCGGCTGGCGGCGGCCTTGCGGCGCGTCTGACGACCGACGGCAAGGAGAAGTGGCGGCTGCGCGACGTCCGGCCGGCGGCCGGACTCGTCGGACTGCCCGGCAACCGGTTCGCGACCGCGGGATCCGGTGGGGCGCTGCTCGGCTTCGAGGCCTCCACCAGCAAGCAGGAGTGGTCGGTGGGGGACGCCGACACCGGTCGCATCCTGACCGCGGACGAGTCGGCGGTCTACCTGGTGACGCGCGGTGGGAAGCTGCGCGCCGTGGACACCGCCGGGCGCAAGGTCCGCTGGACGGTGCCGCTTCCCGAGGCAGCCGTGAAGGCACCCGGGCCGCGGGCCGCGGTCGGAAGCGGCCGGCTCGTCGTCTTCGGCGCCGACGGCGATGCCATCGCCATCGACACCGCTTCCGGAGCGACGGTCTGGCGGGTCGGCAACCAGGCGAAGTCCGCCCTGCAGCCGCTCGTCATGGAGGACGTCGTCTACCTCGGCGGTCGGAGCCTGACGGCCCTGGACATCAGGACGGGCGTCGCGGTGTGGAAGGAGAAGGAGACCAAGGCCACCGAAGCCCCGCAGACGGGAGCCGGCGGCTGGGGTCCGGCGGCCTCGTGGGGCGACAGGGTGTTCGCGATGGACGGTACGGCGCTGTGCCAGGTGTACACCGAGCTCGGCGGGGCGCTTCCGATGGACCGCAGCGCGAAGGGCCCGCCGCCGCACACTCCCCCGGTCGTGCAGGCCGGTACGGTCTGGGTCGTCCAGGGAGACGGGCAGGGCGTCTCGGCCCACTCCATCGTGAGCGGCCGACGGTACTGGACCTGGTCTCCCGAATCGCGGGGGCCCTGGGGCATGTCCGGCGCCGGGAACCGCATCTTCCTCGTCAACGACGGGAAGCTCACGGCCATGCCGACCATCGGCTGA
- a CDS encoding Lrp/AsnC family transcriptional regulator codes for MDAIDRDILRELQADGRLSNQELAQRVGLTPSPCMRRVRQLEQDGVIQGYRAVISPEAVGRGFEVLVSVEVRRDREAVEAFEAALQDIPDVIEAYRLFGSPGCLLRIAVADLRAYERLWIEKLTALTGITEVNSQIIMKRIKEPTGLPVDFR; via the coding sequence ATGGACGCCATTGACAGGGATATCTTGCGCGAGCTGCAGGCGGATGGGCGCCTCAGCAACCAGGAGCTCGCCCAGCGCGTGGGCCTGACCCCCTCCCCCTGCATGCGCCGGGTGCGCCAGCTGGAACAGGACGGGGTGATCCAGGGCTACCGCGCCGTGATCTCCCCCGAGGCCGTCGGCCGCGGCTTCGAGGTGCTCGTCTCGGTCGAGGTGCGCCGCGACCGGGAGGCGGTCGAGGCCTTCGAGGCGGCCCTCCAGGACATCCCGGACGTCATCGAGGCCTATCGCCTCTTCGGCAGCCCCGGCTGCCTGCTGCGGATCGCCGTCGCCGACCTGCGGGCCTACGAGCGGCTGTGGATCGAGAAGCTGACGGCCCTCACCGGCATCACCGAGGTCAACTCGCAGATCATCATGAAGCGCATCAAGGAACCGACCGGCCTGCCCGTCGACTTCCGCTGA
- a CDS encoding asparaginase, which translates to MGRIVVISTGGTIASRWQGSGFAADADGSEVIATAPLPEGVSVEVVDLFSVNSPRLTTAHQLTLLRTVHEVLADPGVDGIVVTHGTDTLEESAFFVDLHHHDPRSVVFTGSQRPMGTADGDGPGNLYDALLTAANTRGLGVLIAFAGRVHAARGTVKTQAVELDAFADPSKELLGKIGFGKVTILRTPQRPVPLPLPAMPELPPRVDVVVHHADGDPLLLNAAVEAGARGIVLVGTGAGNATPEIVDAVAAAVGRGVLVALSTRVMAGPVTEIYTHGGAVDLVAAGAVPTGTLRAGQARIAVLSALLATENPVEQTRILRLALNAASPILAEV; encoded by the coding sequence ATGGGACGGATCGTCGTCATCAGCACCGGCGGAACGATAGCCAGCCGCTGGCAGGGCTCCGGCTTCGCCGCGGACGCCGACGGGAGCGAGGTCATCGCGACCGCGCCGCTGCCCGAGGGCGTCTCGGTCGAGGTGGTGGACCTGTTCAGCGTGAACAGCCCCCGGCTCACCACCGCCCACCAGCTCACCCTGCTGCGCACCGTGCACGAGGTGCTCGCCGACCCCGGCGTGGACGGCATCGTCGTCACCCACGGCACCGACACCCTGGAGGAGTCGGCGTTCTTCGTCGACCTCCACCACCACGACCCGCGCTCCGTCGTGTTCACCGGTTCGCAGCGGCCCATGGGCACCGCGGACGGGGACGGACCGGGCAACCTCTACGACGCGCTGCTCACCGCCGCGAACACGCGTGGGCTGGGCGTGCTGATCGCCTTCGCCGGGCGGGTGCACGCCGCCCGCGGCACCGTGAAGACGCAGGCCGTGGAGCTGGACGCGTTCGCGGACCCCTCCAAGGAACTGCTCGGGAAGATCGGCTTCGGCAAGGTCACCATCCTGCGCACCCCGCAGCGCCCCGTACCCCTCCCGCTTCCCGCGATGCCGGAACTCCCGCCGCGCGTGGACGTGGTGGTGCACCACGCCGACGGCGACCCGCTCCTGCTGAACGCCGCCGTCGAGGCGGGCGCGCGCGGCATCGTCCTCGTCGGCACCGGCGCGGGCAACGCGACCCCGGAGATCGTCGACGCGGTCGCGGCCGCCGTCGGGCGCGGCGTGCTGGTCGCTCTGAGCACGCGGGTCATGGCCGGGCCGGTCACCGAGATCTACACGCACGGCGGCGCGGTCGACCTGGTCGCCGCCGGCGCCGTCCCGACGGGCACCCTGCGCGCAGGCCAGGCCCGCATCGCGGTCCTCTCCGCACTCCTCGCCACCGAGAACCCGGTGGAGCAGACCCGCATCCTCCGCCTCGCCCTGAACGCGGCAAGCCCGATCCTGGCCGAGGTCTGA